A DNA window from Daucus carota subsp. sativus chromosome 3, DH1 v3.0, whole genome shotgun sequence contains the following coding sequences:
- the LOC135151314 gene encoding 1-aminocyclopropane-1-carboxylate oxidase homolog 12-like yields the protein MAPTTTATPSTDLQEQRMKSIRDFDETKAGVKGLSDSGVTTIPSFFIHPAENLAKSSSKSTLSIPVIDLSQLHSDDHKPKIVEQIHQAAKTWGFFQVINHGSPVSVLEETITAVKTFHEQPSEVKAKFYRREEGRGVMYASNNDLYRSKAASWHDSLQVWMAPEATPEEEIPEVCRREVVQWDKHAKEVGEAVLELLGLGLGLESGKFKDLDFCGTRVFVGHIYPYCPQPDLTMGITSHTDPTMITVLLQNQIQGLQVKHGEEWVDVKPLHGGLIINIGDMLQIVSNGEYKSVEHRVLANSNRESRISIVMFMNLSNSAWKESAEGGKYYGPLPELLTPENPPVYRDFTLQEHLDSFYTKGLESKSLIDKITLIKRDN from the exons ATGGCTCCAACTACTACCGCAACCCCTAGCACTGATCTTCAAGAGCAACGCATGAAGAGCATAAGAGATTTCGATGAAACCAAGGCCGGTGTTAAAGGTCTCTCTGATTCCGGTGTCACTACTATTCCCTCCTTTTTCATCCACCCTGCGGAAAACCTGGCAAAATCATCTTCAAAGTCCACTCTTTCAATCCCAGTCATCGATCTCTCTCAACTACACTCCGATGATCACAAACCAAAAATCGTTGAACAAATCCACCAAGCTGCGAAAACCTGGGGCTTCTTCCAGGTAATCAACCACGGATCCCCCGTATCCGTCCTGGAAGAAACCATCACAGCAGTGAAAACATTTCACGAGCAGCCAAGTGAAGTTAAGGCCAAGTTCTACAGGAGAGAAGAGGGACGTGGAGTCATGTATGCTAGTAATAATGATTTATACCGATCCAAGGCTGCCAGCTGGCACGACTCGCTGCAGGTGTGGATGGCTCCCGAAGCCACACCGGAGGAGGAAATACCGGAGGTTTGCAGGAGAGAGGTGGTGCAATGGGACAAGCACGCCAAAGAGGTTGGAGAGGCAGTGTTGGAGTTGTTGGGTTTAGGATTAGGGTTGGAGAGTGGAAAGTTTAAGGACTTGGATTTTTGTGGAACAAGAGTCTTTGTCGGACATATTTATCCATATTGTCCCCAGCCTGATCTGACCATGGGGATTACGTCTCATACTGATCCAACCATGATTACAGTGTTGTTGCAGAATCAGATCCAGGGGTTGCAGGTTAAGCATGGGGAGGAGTGGGTTGATGTCAAGCCTTTGCATGGAGGCTTGATTATCAACATAGGAGACATGCTTCAG ATTGTGTCTAACGGGGAGTACAAAAGTGTAGAGCACAGGGTATTGGCAAACTCCAACAGGGAATCAAGGATCTCAATTGTGATGTTTATGAATCTATCCAATTCCGCTTGGAAAGAATCAGCAGAGGGTGGTAAATACTACGGCCCTCTGCCGGAGTTGCTGACGCCGGAAAACCCTCCGGTGTACAGGGATTTCACTCTACAAGAACATCTGGACAGCTTTTATACCAAGGGACTGGAGAGCAAGTCCTTGATAGACAAAATTACCTTAATCAAGAGAGACAACTAG